The Methanothrix sp. region CAGGTAACACCCGGTGACGATACCAATGTGCAGGTCCTCGGTGGAGGCAAGCAGCTCCTCGTCCAGATCCCCTCGGCCAGGGCGGAGATCGCCTCTGAGTTCGTGGTCGGAATGACGGCTGCCGCAGCTGCCACAGTAGAGGCGATAATCCAGCACTTCAAGGCAGGTCTCTTCGATGCTCCGATGGTTCATGCTGCAGTGTGGGGCGAGTACCCGCAGACCGTCGGCATGAATGGCGGAAACGTGGCGTCTGTTCTCAACATCCCCCAGAACGATGAGGGTCTGGGCTTCGCATACAGGAACGTCATGGCGAACCACATCGCTGCGATCACAAAGAGGAACGCCATGAATGCCGCATCCCTCGCCGCAATACTTGAGCAGATGGGCGAGTTCGAGATGGGCAACGCGATCGGCATATTCGAGAGACATCAGCTCCTTGCTCTTGCGTACCAGGGTCTCAATGCCGATAACATGGTCTATGATCTGGTCAAGAAGAACGGCAAGACCGGCACAATAGGCACAGTCGTCCACAGCGTCGTCGAGAGGGCGCTTGAGGACAAGGTCATAAAGCCCGGCAAGAAGTTCCCCTCTGGATACGTGATGTATGAGGCCAATGATGTATCCAAGTGGAACGCTTACAACGCAGCTGGCGTTCTCGCTGCCACAATGGTCAATTGCGGTGCTCTGAGGGGCGCTCAGGCTGTATCCTCGACGCTGCTGTACTACAACGACCTCGTCGAGAAGGAGACCGCTCTGCCTGCATGCGACTTCGGCAGGGTGATGGGTACTGCAGTCGGCTTCTCGTTCTTCAGCCACTCGATCTACGGCGGCGGCGGTCCCGGTGTGTTCAACGGCAACCACATCGTGACCAGGCACTCCAGAGGCATGGCCATACCCTGTGTCGCAGCTGCTGTGGCTCTTGATGCAGGCACGCAGATGTTCACACCCGAGATGACATCCGGCCTCGTCGGGGCCATCTACGGAGAGATAAAGGAGTTCCGTGAGCCGATTGTATCGGTGGCGGAGGCAATCTAAGATAGGCGAAACACATGGTCACTATTAAATCAGACACGGATTCGGAGCCAGTCCAGGTGGAGATCCTGCCCAGCAGGTTTCTCTCGCCAGAGACCACCCAGAAGCTCCTGAACGAGCTCTACAAGAGCGGAGGTATCGTCCGAATGATGATTCAGGGGCCAAACCTCCCGAGGACGGTGACATACGGCCCTGGAAAGGGCCTGCCCATAGAGGAGCACCGTAACCTCCTCGTGGAGGTTGGGGGCGAGGTCTTGGAGCTCAGGGTCAAGGTCGGCAGGGTCCGACTGGAGCTCGAGGGCGAGGAGTTCCTTCCTGGAATCCAGGCGGCGTGTGAGCGAGCGCTGCCCTTTGGCTTCCAGATAAAGAGAGGCAGATTCTTCCGCGAGATCTCCACGATCTCCGACTACGCAAAGTACGGGAAGGATGCGGATAAGCGCATCCTCGGACTGGTCGATCCGCGAGCCAAGAAGGAATCAGCTCTGGCCATTCTGTCTGAAAAGGATAGTGACGAGAAGGAGGAGAGATAAATATGGCATACACACCCCAATACTATCCCGGCAACACCTCTGTTGGCGCCAACAGAAGGAAGCACATGTCCGGAAACCTCGAGAAGCTCAGAGATATTCCCGAGGCAGATGTAGTTGCTATCATGGGCCACAGGGCCCCAGGTGCCGACTACCCGAGCACCCATCCACCACTGAAGGAGATGGGCGAGCCTGACTGCCCGATAAGGCAGCTCGTCGAGCCCACACCGGGCGCTGCGGCAGGAGATCGCGTCAGGTATTCCCAGTTTGCTGACTCGATGTACTTCGCCCCGTCGATCCCGTACTGGAGGTCCTACTGGGCGGCTATCAACTGCAGAGGCGCGGATCCAGGCACCCTCTCAGGCAGGCAGATCATAGAGGCCCGCGAGAGGGATATCGAGGCGTACACAAAGAAGCTGATGGACTCTGAGATGACAGATGTCGCCAGGTGCTCCATGAGGGGCTGCACGGTCCACGGCCACTCCCTGAGGCTTGAGGAGAACGGCATGATGTTCGACATGCTGGCGAGGACCGAGATGGGCGCCGACGGCAACGTCTACTACGTCAAGAACCAGGTCGGCATACCGCTGGACAAGAAGATCAATGTCGGCAAGCCAATGAGCGAGGATGAGCTCAAGAAGCGGACAACGATCTTCAGGTACGACAACATACCCTACGGCGGCAAGGTGGGCGCCAGGAAGTTCGATGAGGCGCTGGAGGCCCTGCACCACATGTGGGAGCTCAGGACAAAGTGGGGCTTCAGGCCGGAGTGAGGAGGCGATATAAATGGCAAAACTTCATACCAAGAAGCTATTCGTCAGGGCTCTGACCAAGAAGTTCGGAAAGGACTTCGACCTCTCGAGCCAGAAGACCGAGTACAAGAGGCTCGGTCCCGAGCAGAGCGCTCGTAAGAGAGAGTTCATGGAGTACTCCAAGAAGCTAGAGGGGAAGCGCGGCATATCATTCTACAACCCATACCTGCACTGCGGCGGAATTCCGCTGGGCCAGAGGCAGCTGGTCCCCTACAAGCTGTCTTCCACTGAGTACATAGTTGAGGGTGACGACCTGCACTTCGTCAACAACCCTGCGATGCAGCAGATGTGGGACGATATACGCAGGACCGTCATCGTAGGCCTCGATATGGCCCATGAGGTGCTTGAGAAGCGCCTGGGCAAGGAGGTCACACCCGAGACGATCAATAACTACCTGGAGATCCTCAACCACGCGATGCCCGGCGCAGCCGTGGTCCAGGAGCACATGGTTGAGACCCATCCAGGGCTGGTTGAGGACTGCAACGTCAGGGTCTTCACTGGAGATGATGACCTCGCTGACGAGATCGATCCGCAGTACCTCATAGACATCAACAAGCTCTTCCCGACAGACCAGGCGGAGCAGCTCAAGGCTGCCATCGGCAAGACCACCTGGCAGGCGATCCACATCCCCACGATCGTTGTCAGGAGCTGCGATGGTGGAACGACCTCAAGGTGGAGCGCGATGCAGCTCTCGATGACGTTCATCGATGCGTACAACATGTGCGCCGGTGAGGCTGCAGTCGCTGATCTGGCGTATGCTGCGAAGCACGCCGCGGTCCTCCAGATGTCCGACATGCTGCCTGCACGCCGCGCTCGCGGTCCCAACAACCCGGGCGGCCTGAGCTTCGGCTTCATGGCTGACATGGTCCAGACATCGAGGGTCAAGCCCTGGGATCCGACTGCTGTGTCTCTGAACGTGGTTGCCGCAGGCACAATGCTCTACGATCAGATCTGGCTGGGCAGCTACATGTCCGGAGGCGTCGGATTCACACAGTACGCCACAGCAGCGTACACCAACGATGTCCTGGATGACTTCTCCTACTATGGCGTCGATTACGGCATGGAGAAGTACGGCGGCTTCGCCAAGGCGCCGGCCAACCTGGAGGTCGTCAAGGATCTGGCCACAGAGGTCACACTCTACGGCATCGAGCAGTACGAGTCGTTCCCGACCCTGCTTGAGGATCACTTCGGCGGATCCCAGAGGGCGTCTGTCCTTGCGGCTGCATCCGGTATCACCTGCGCTATAATGACCGGAAACAGCCAGGCAGGCCTTGCTGGCTGGTATCTCTCCATGCTCCTGCACAAGGAGGCCTGGGGACGCCTTGGATTCTTCGGCTACGACCTGCAGGATCAGTGCGGCCCAACCAACGTCTTCTCGTACCAGTCGGACGAGGGCAACCCGCTCGAGCTGAGGGGCGCCAACTATCCGAACTACGCGATGAACGTCGGCCACCAGGGCGAGTATGCGGGCATCTCAAGCGCTGCTCACGCAGGCCGCGGCGACGCCTTCGCATGCAACCCGCTGGTCAAGGTGGCATTCGCCAACCCCGCGCTGGTCTTCGACTGGACCGACATCAGGCTCTGCTTCGGCAAGGGCGGTGCACGCGAGTTCCGCGCTGCCGGCGAGAGATCCCTCGTCATGCCAGCTGTGTAGGCCAGAGGCCTACAAACTTTTTTATTACTTCGTGTTGTATCAGTATCAGGTAACTTCTTGCAGCAATTCTTCTCACACCACTTGCAGGCAGCGCTGCGATCCCACACATGCCAGACATGAGCTGCTGTTGCTGTACTGTGTGCAGCTCTCGCATCAGTTTATGACATGCATGGTGTTCACCGGTGTTCACCGATCGCATCGCGCACTGCCTGGCAGCAAACAGTCTGGTTGATGCGCCGTCCAGACATTCGCATACTGTGTTCTATATTAATATTACTTCATCATATAAATTTATAGCTTTGATTGTTGTTTTGAATAATATTTGAGAATCTGATAGCATAGGGCCAATTCATACAAATTGTAATTATAGTAAAAACCGGTGGCGTTCAACCTTATAGGCCTTAATTATTCAACACAGCAGCTTTGATTGCAAAATCGCGCCTACCGCGATTACGTACCATTGATATTGTCCTGAGATACTGATTTCATTTTCTGTGTGTCTTAAATATCTTCCAGTCGAACGTATCGATCGGTGAGACAGATGTACAGACATACTGGCGTATTTTGCGCCCTGCTGGTTCTTCTGGCCCCAGCACTTTGCATGGACTCCGTGCTGATGGGATTGCTGAGTTCATATGATGATCCTCTCATGACATCTCAGGATCTTGCATTCCTGCTCGTCACACATGGGTTCGATGCGACCCCTGTGGATGGGTACGTGGTCGTGGTTACTGAAAATGCGACATACACGCTCATGCCCAACGGAGATAAACCCGGCCTGGCCGACACATATAACACATCTGAGACTGCGGGCATGGCTTTTATCTGAGAGATCTGTCTCACCACAGCAGCTTGAGCGAACATCATTCCACTCAGCCCGAGAGCAAACAATTTAACCTTGCAGATCACATGTTCCGATCGTGATAGTGATCTGGAACGATGCCGAGATTGAGGTCCCCGAAGGGGAGAGATGCCAGATATGCGGCTGCGAGCTCGATGAGTTCGACGAGGTCACTGGCACGCCGGTTTTCGGCTACTATCACTGGACCTGCATAACGCATGTGGATTGATGGCGAAAGCACTCCACACAGCCAGGCGCCATCGATAACCGGATCCCAGAGGCACTGCATCATCGAGAGCTGCATCCAACGCCCCGATCTTCGCTCCTGTCCATATGATAACCATAACCCATAGATACACTGGTTTGGCCATGCGCTCTGGCGAGTGTGCGCTTCCAGCGGTCAGCCCGCAGACCTCCAGGTTCCCGGCCACTTGAGAGTGCTGATCTTTTACAGAGTCTGTCACATCTTGACACAAAATGTATATCTTCCTGAAAGATGTTCGCCAGATGGTTGACGCATGCTCGACAACACCAGGGCGTGACCATCCACTCAGAAAAAAGCAGGGGTGCTTAAATGACCGGCAACTTCGAGAGGATAGCTGCACAGGCGCTTGGGGAGGGAAGGACGTATCTGATGGAGCACGAGAGCAAGCGCATTCTCATGGATGCCGGGCTGGAGACCACCGGCGCTCATCTCGCATCCAGCGCCGATGACGCTGTGAGAATCGCGAACCAGCTCGGCTATCCCGTTGTGCTCAAGGTTCTCTCTAAAGATGTGATACACAAATCGGATGCGGGCGGAGTCAGGCTGAATCTCCAGGACGCTGATGCTGTGAGATCTGCATACGATGAAATACAGAAGGCATTCCGGGAGCTGGGCATGATCGGCGTATCGGTTCAGAGGATGGCCAGCCCCGGGATAGAAGTGATCATCGGTGTCACAACGGATCCAACATTCGGACCGGTTCTAATGTTCGGGCTCGGCGGCATCTTCGTGGAGATACTCAGGGACGTGAGCTTCAGATCCATACCCATCTCTGAAATGGATGCAGAGTCGATGATCCGGGAGATCAGGGGCTACCCTCTGCTCAGAGGATACCGCGGCATCTCCGGGGATATCGATGCAATAAAGAGCATGCTCCTCAGGGTATCAGATCTCGTCAGGGAGCATTCGATCATAAAGGAGATGGACCTCAACCCTGTCTTCGTATATCCCAGGGGATACACAATAGCGGATGCCAGGATCATACTTGACAGCTCATCTGCTGCATCAGCTGCAGACACTGCGCCATCTCAGGGGGTGGGTGGTCTTAGGGGCCTGTTCTACCCGCAGAGCATAGCTGTGATCGGGGCATCAAACACAAAGGGGAAGCTTGGATGGAACGTGTTTTATAACCTGCTCAGTCATGGCTATAAAGGCAGGCTATATCCTGTCAATCCGAATGCATCAGAGGTCCAGGGCGTGAGGGCATACCCGAGCATAAAGGACGTGCCGGAGGCTGTGGATGTCGCGATAGTGCTCGTGCCCGCCAGCCTGACGCCACAGGTCGTGCAGGACTGCTGTGCAGCAGGCGTGAAGTACGTCGTTGTCGAGTCCGCTGGATTCGCAGAGCTCGGCGATGAGGGGAAGAGGATAGAGAGGGAGCTCCTCTCCATAGTGAGGAGGCACGGGTGCAGGCTGCTGGGGCCGAATTGCTCCGGGATCATAAACACAAACTGCGGCGTGGTTGAGTCAATAGGGGTCGTGGACGAGCTCAACAGAGGGAATGTGGGGCTCATAGCCCAGGCTGGAGTTTATGCAGCCGGGTATCTCTGGGGTCTGAGGAAGGTGCTGGACTTCGGGATCATTGCGACGATCGGGAACAAGCTGGATCTAAACGAGACCGACATGCTCGAGGCCATCGGGATGGATGAGAACATAGATGTGGTCTGCATGTACCTTGAGGACGTCAAGGGAGGCAGGCGTTTCATAGATGTCGCCAGGGAGGTCTCGAGACGGAAGCCGGTCGTGGTCCTGAAGACCGGCAGGACCGAGGCTGGAAAGAGGGCGGTCTCATCGCACACAGCATCACTTGCAGGGAACGACGAGATCTACAGCTCTGTCTTCAGGCAGGCCGGGCTCATTCGAGCGAGAGACAACGACCACATGTTCGCGCTCGCCAGGGCCTTCTCGAAGCAGCCCCTGCCCGTTAACGATGGGGTTTTTGTCATATCATACGCCGGCTCACTGGGCGTTGCGGCTGCAGATGCCATATCCATGAACGGCATGCGTCTCGCAGAGCTCTCTCCCGATCTCAAGGAAGAACTCCGCAGGGTGCTGCCGAAGTACGTCTCGGGCATGAACCCGGTTGACTTCACGTTCGACCAGACCCCTGATCAGGTCAGGAGAACCATAGAGATCGCCGTACGGAGCGAGGACGTTGGCAGCTTTATAGTGGTCATGCAGACCGAGATGCTTGGATCATACATCGATACGCTCAGATCCATCGACTACATGGGAAGGCCAGTACTGGCGGTCGTCGCATCCAAGGAGTTCGTGATCGACGATACGATAAAAATGGAGCGTGCCGGCATACCTGTCTACTCCACACCGGAGCAGGCTGCGGAGGTCCTCGGAGCTATGTGGAGGTACAGGAAGGAGCGCAGATGGCAGGAGTAGCTGCGCCATTTGAGAGCATTCAACCGGTTCCAGAGTTATCCCGTTCAGGTTCTCCATCAGCGCATTCAAATGGAATCCGCAGCAGGATGGGGATCTGCAGGAATCTCGATGCGAACCATAATACAGCATCAACTGTTAACAGCTGAAGCACTTATATCCTGATCGGCTCCACCATCATCCTTCTTGCTATCAGTGCGGGGATGTCCAGCGCGCTGGAGACGCGATCTATGATGATGCCATCGCTTGTGGCCACAACCGCGGACGAGCTCTTCAGAGCCCTGTCCACGTCTCTTGCTGTTCTCGCGGTGCCGGGGATTCCCGCGGCTGAGAACGCCTCTCCTATATCAGAGGCGAGCTCTCCGGACCTGCTTATCTGTTTGTCCAGGAGCAGAAGGATCTCAGACGGCCTGGCTCTTGATATCGTATCGATCATCAGCTGAACCGCCTCATCCGTGGCCTCGGATCTCCGGTATTTCCTGAAGATGCAGCGCATGTCTCTTATGAAGCCATCATCGCAGAGGAAGATATCCTCTCCGGAGATGATGCTCTCCACTGTGATCAGCACATTGTATCCATCGATATGCAGTCCCCTGCCCCTGAGATCCTCGAGGCTGATCGCCTTGAGTCTCCTCGAGCTTGCAACATCCTCTGAGAGCACGGCCCTGGCCAGGATGTTTCTGTAATCCTTATCGATGCGGTAGTGATCTGCCACGAACCTCACCGCGGGACCTGGAGGATAGCCTCTGTTCAGGAGGTATCTCAGATCCACTGCAGCGGATCTCAGCGCTTCAGGTGCTTCTTTGCAGATTCTCTCACCTCTCTGTAAAGATCCCTTCCGTGGGAGTCTATCGCAACGACCATGGGGCCGAGGTCGGTGGCCTCGAGCACCCAGACAGCCTCTGCCATTCCAAGCTCCGGGAGAGAGACGCCGCGCACGCTCAGGGATCTCGCGGCTGCAGCCCCGCATCCCCCTGGGTAGGCTAGGTAGACAGCTCTTCTTCTTATGAGCTCCGCAGCCCCGGGCATCCCGCCCTTACCTATGATGCACCTCACCCCGAGGTCGAGAACCTGTGGAAGGTATCGCGCCAGCCGGACGCTGCTCGTCGGGCCTGCTGATACAACAGTCGTGTCTCTTATGAGCGGTCCGCAGTGGTATATCACCCCGCCCCGCAGATCGAATTTCACCTCTCCGAGCCTCTGGTGAGCCTTGTCTCTCGCCGTATAGACAGTGCCGCTCAGCCAGACGATGTCGCCTGCTGAGAATCTGGACACGTCACCCTCAGAGAGGGGGGATCTCACTCTATGCTCCATCCATCCTCCGTCACTCTGGCAGTCGCCCTTCTGTTCGCCCAGCACTGGAGGTTGACGGCCACAGGCAGTGATGCTGTGTGGCAGAACGCCCTCTCTATTTTCACGCCCAGAGCTGTGGTGTCACCTCCGAGCCCCATGGGGCCTATTCCGAGATTGTTGATCCTCCTGAGAAGCAGAAGCTCCTCCTCGCTCTCCCCTGGAACGCCCATGATCGCGCGCTTCGCGAGGGCTGCAGCCTGATCGAATGTCCCGCCAATCCCCACACCGACGAACACAGGCGGGCAGGCGTTCGACACACGCTCCGCGAGGTTCTCCAGGATGTAATCGAACGGATCATCCGCTGGATTGAGCATCCCCAGGAAGCTCATGTTCTCAGATCCAGCTCCCTTTGGAAATGCGGTTATCCTGAGCGCATCTCCCGCAACCTGATCCGCGATGAGGCAGGGCATGCCGGGTCCTGTGTTGTCCCCTGTGTTCGACCTGCTCAGCGGATCCACAACATTCGGTCTAAGCATGCCCTTTCCTGTCGCCATCCTCACTCCCTCCGCGATCGCCTCCCACAGATCGAATTCCAGGTGGAATCTCTCCCCGATCTCCACATGAAACACAGGAAGGCCCGTATCCTGGCATACCGGTCGTCCATCAGATTCTGCAATTCGTATGTTGTTCAGTATCGCCTCCAGATGGTACCTCGCTATCTCGTTTCTCTCCCTGCGAAGGGCGCTCTCTATTGAGCGGACGACCCAGCCTGGCAGCGAGATCTGTGCTCTGCATAAGACCGCTTCAGTCGCCTCCACAACATCACGACGTCTCAACAACGCCACCCCTTATCCTGATCGGCCTCGACTGTTTTGGAAGATCGAGCTCTGATTGCAGGCCCAGAGCGCGCTCCATCGCATTCTTGTGCAGATCCCCTGATGTGTGAATACCTCCAGGCGTGCCGCGCACAGCCCTGCACGGATACTGCTGGCATGCTAGGCCTGCGAGAGATGGCGCCTCAGCGGTGCTCTTTCCGATGAGCTCGCTGGCGACATGCCATGTGCTGCCGCATGGCGATCCTCGAACCACATCCACCCTGCTGATCCTGCCACTGTTCAGCTCGACCCTCAGCTCCGGTCTTCCCAGGCGCTCTGCGAACTCGTCGACAGCATCCACCCCGACCTTCTCAAGGGTGCAGCAGATCTCATCGACCTCTATGTAGATGTTATACCTCTCAGAGATGCTGCGCAGCTCCTCTATCGAGCCTGCCCTTCCGATGCCGCCGGGTATCAGAAGCGCCTTCACCCCGCGCTCCCCGGCCATTTTTGCTATTGCAGGCGTGAGATCCGGATGCAGCGTGTACATGACAATCAGGTCCGCGCTGAAGACGTCCTCATTCAGGTCGATGCTCCTGAGAAACTCGTCCGGGTCCTCGATGAATCCGGGGAGCAGCTCCGGAACAGCCGCATGCACCACATCGAAGTCGGTATGCTTCATTATCGTATCTATGAGCCGCTCTCCGTACTTGCCTCTGGTGATCACTCCAACACGCATGAACTGAGATTCATCACCGGTTATAAGAGATCTTCTGGACAGACCGGTGCGATCTGGATTGAAGCATCCCGTAATGCTCAGGGCGGTAAACCACAGCTGCTTGCGGCCTGGCGCAAGACCCCACACAGGCCATCTGCAGGAGTTCAACCGATGGGCGTTGCTCCGTGATGAAATTCTCCAAGACAGGGGGACCAGGCATGTGGAGATCATCGATATCTGCTCAATATCGGGAGCGTACTTGATTTGCTGATCAAGTGAAACCGCTATGGCACAATCCATACAGAAATCTGCCAGGAGGGCAATTTACCTCAACGTATGAGCAAGTTTTCATCGCACTGCCTACATCCACTCGTAGTGCATCATGACCTCAGGGACCATCTCGTATAGCAGGCTGTTCTCGACGTAGCCGAAGAACATGCATCCACTGCAGCCCTCTGATACCTTTTTACGCATCTCGCGAGACTCGCGCCAGACATCTGATATGCCCCCGGACACATGGCCCAGAGGCTCGTCATGTACGCGGCAGACGTAAATTCTCCCGTCCGCTGAGACATGGAGTATCAGATCCGCTGCATGGCATCTGAACTTTGGATCTCTCTCCTGTATCATACGGAGGTATGTGATTGAGTTTATGATCGGAGCGCCTCTTGATTTGAGATCGATCAGCTTCCCGATCGCCGATCTGTAGCGCTCCATATCTCTGATCCTCAGATCATCGCACTCCGTCTCATCAAACTCGTGGAGCGGCTCGAACGAGATCCATGCATCGATCTTTCTGGCAAGCTTCACAAGGCTTGTGAGCTCTTCCAGATTTTTATCGCTGATCACACAGTTCATCAGGACCTCAATTCCCATTCTCCTGGCCTCCACGATGCCATCCACGATCTCATCGATATCTATACCTCTTATCTCCCTGAGACTCTCGATACCGTCCACCGAGACCGTGAGGTAGTTGAGGCTCTCGAGATCATTCATCCTCTCGCTCAGCAGAATGCCGTTCGTCACCAGCGATGTTATCATTCCCAGAGATCTCGCGTGCCTCAGGATCTCTGGAAGATCATCCCGGAGCAGAGGCTCGGTGGCCCATGCATTGTATGCGCCTATGCCGAATCGCGATGCGTCATCCAGCATCCCTGTAATCTCCCCGAGGCGCATCTCGCGGCCGCGCCTGCGCCAGTGAGGGCAGAAGCTGCATCTGAGGTTGCAGGCCGTGTTCACAGTGTGCGATAGAACAAAGGGTCTGCGTCTCACACGCAGCTGCCACACCGCTCTCATCATGAGCTTCGGATCGATTCTTCTCATGTGATCATCGCCACCTGATCAGGAATGCAGGCAGTCTCCTGTACGGGCGCAGGTGCCCACCGGCTGGAACCCACATCCTGGAGACGATCGAGGATCCCCATTAACCTTCTGTTATGGGATCTGCGAATGCTTCTGCATGCGTTATCAGAGAAGCTCTACACCAACTGGATTTTAGGAATCCTCAATCTCACAATAACTCATCCATTACGCGCTTAGCACGATCGCACTATCAGAGACAGACCTGTAGGGGAAATGCACGATCAAAAATAAAAGGGGGGCTGAAAGGCCCTGCCTATGCGACCTCCCCCAGGATGTAGCCGATTATCCTGCCGTATGCAGGCCTTGCAATGCCCACGCCTATCAGGACGCCGATTATGGTGATCAGGGCGAAGCCCATCAGCGCGCCGAAGCCCATCCAGAGGAGCGGTATCATCGCGGCGATGGTGGTTGCAGCCGCTCCCAGGATGATGTAGAACGCCCTGGAGAGCCTCGCGAGGTATATCTTGCCTGTGAGCAGGACGCCCTTCGCCTCCTGCTCGTTCCTCTCTGTGATCCTCTCCCCATGGAGGAGCTCATCTGTTATTATGAAGAGGTGATCCACACCGGTGCCTATCACCATTATTATTCCAGCGATGCTCGCGAGATC contains the following coding sequences:
- the mcrB gene encoding coenzyme-B sulfoethylthiotransferase subunit beta, whose product is MSDKIDIYSDRGVLLKSDVDLSAISPLRNAAIQKLAKLTRRTVAVNLAGIENALKTGRVAGGRRQIKGRELNYDIVANAKPLAEKIKALLQVTPGDDTNVQVLGGGKQLLVQIPSARAEIASEFVVGMTAAAAATVEAIIQHFKAGLFDAPMVHAAVWGEYPQTVGMNGGNVASVLNIPQNDEGLGFAYRNVMANHIAAITKRNAMNAASLAAILEQMGEFEMGNAIGIFERHQLLALAYQGLNADNMVYDLVKKNGKTGTIGTVVHSVVERALEDKVIKPGKKFPSGYVMYEANDVSKWNAYNAAGVLAATMVNCGALRGAQAVSSTLLYYNDLVEKETALPACDFGRVMGTAVGFSFFSHSIYGGGGPGVFNGNHIVTRHSRGMAIPCVAAAVALDAGTQMFTPEMTSGLVGAIYGEIKEFREPIVSVAEAI
- the mcrD gene encoding methyl-coenzyme M reductase operon protein D, translated to MEILPSRFLSPETTQKLLNELYKSGGIVRMMIQGPNLPRTVTYGPGKGLPIEEHRNLLVEVGGEVLELRVKVGRVRLELEGEEFLPGIQAACERALPFGFQIKRGRFFREISTISDYAKYGKDADKRILGLVDPRAKKESALAILSEKDSDEKEER
- the mcrG gene encoding coenzyme-B sulfoethylthiotransferase subunit gamma, translating into MAYTPQYYPGNTSVGANRRKHMSGNLEKLRDIPEADVVAIMGHRAPGADYPSTHPPLKEMGEPDCPIRQLVEPTPGAAAGDRVRYSQFADSMYFAPSIPYWRSYWAAINCRGADPGTLSGRQIIEARERDIEAYTKKLMDSEMTDVARCSMRGCTVHGHSLRLEENGMMFDMLARTEMGADGNVYYVKNQVGIPLDKKINVGKPMSEDELKKRTTIFRYDNIPYGGKVGARKFDEALEALHHMWELRTKWGFRPE
- the mcrA gene encoding coenzyme-B sulfoethylthiotransferase subunit alpha, translated to MAKLHTKKLFVRALTKKFGKDFDLSSQKTEYKRLGPEQSARKREFMEYSKKLEGKRGISFYNPYLHCGGIPLGQRQLVPYKLSSTEYIVEGDDLHFVNNPAMQQMWDDIRRTVIVGLDMAHEVLEKRLGKEVTPETINNYLEILNHAMPGAAVVQEHMVETHPGLVEDCNVRVFTGDDDLADEIDPQYLIDINKLFPTDQAEQLKAAIGKTTWQAIHIPTIVVRSCDGGTTSRWSAMQLSMTFIDAYNMCAGEAAVADLAYAAKHAAVLQMSDMLPARRARGPNNPGGLSFGFMADMVQTSRVKPWDPTAVSLNVVAAGTMLYDQIWLGSYMSGGVGFTQYATAAYTNDVLDDFSYYGVDYGMEKYGGFAKAPANLEVVKDLATEVTLYGIEQYESFPTLLEDHFGGSQRASVLAAASGITCAIMTGNSQAGLAGWYLSMLLHKEAWGRLGFFGYDLQDQCGPTNVFSYQSDEGNPLELRGANYPNYAMNVGHQGEYAGISSAAHAGRGDAFACNPLVKVAFANPALVFDWTDIRLCFGKGGAREFRAAGERSLVMPAV
- a CDS encoding acetate--CoA ligase family protein; the encoded protein is MTGNFERIAAQALGEGRTYLMEHESKRILMDAGLETTGAHLASSADDAVRIANQLGYPVVLKVLSKDVIHKSDAGGVRLNLQDADAVRSAYDEIQKAFRELGMIGVSVQRMASPGIEVIIGVTTDPTFGPVLMFGLGGIFVEILRDVSFRSIPISEMDAESMIREIRGYPLLRGYRGISGDIDAIKSMLLRVSDLVREHSIIKEMDLNPVFVYPRGYTIADARIILDSSSAASAADTAPSQGVGGLRGLFYPQSIAVIGASNTKGKLGWNVFYNLLSHGYKGRLYPVNPNASEVQGVRAYPSIKDVPEAVDVAIVLVPASLTPQVVQDCCAAGVKYVVVESAGFAELGDEGKRIERELLSIVRRHGCRLLGPNCSGIINTNCGVVESIGVVDELNRGNVGLIAQAGVYAAGYLWGLRKVLDFGIIATIGNKLDLNETDMLEAIGMDENIDVVCMYLEDVKGGRRFIDVAREVSRRKPVVVLKTGRTEAGKRAVSSHTASLAGNDEIYSSVFRQAGLIRARDNDHMFALARAFSKQPLPVNDGVFVISYAGSLGVAAADAISMNGMRLAELSPDLKEELRRVLPKYVSGMNPVDFTFDQTPDQVRRTIEIAVRSEDVGSFIVVMQTEMLGSYIDTLRSIDYMGRPVLAVVASKEFVIDDTIKMERAGIPVYSTPEQAAEVLGAMWRYRKERRWQE
- a CDS encoding DUF434 domain-containing protein; this translates as MDLRYLLNRGYPPGPAVRFVADHYRIDKDYRNILARAVLSEDVASSRRLKAISLEDLRGRGLHIDGYNVLITVESIISGEDIFLCDDGFIRDMRCIFRKYRRSEATDEAVQLMIDTISRARPSEILLLLDKQISRSGELASDIGEAFSAAGIPGTARTARDVDRALKSSSAVVATSDGIIIDRVSSALDIPALIARRMMVEPIRI
- a CDS encoding fumarate hydratase C-terminal domain-containing protein yields the protein MEHRVRSPLSEGDVSRFSAGDIVWLSGTVYTARDKAHQRLGEVKFDLRGGVIYHCGPLIRDTTVVSAGPTSSVRLARYLPQVLDLGVRCIIGKGGMPGAAELIRRRAVYLAYPGGCGAAAARSLSVRGVSLPELGMAEAVWVLEATDLGPMVVAIDSHGRDLYREVRESAKKHLKR
- a CDS encoding fumarate hydratase; protein product: MRRRDVVEATEAVLCRAQISLPGWVVRSIESALRRERNEIARYHLEAILNNIRIAESDGRPVCQDTGLPVFHVEIGERFHLEFDLWEAIAEGVRMATGKGMLRPNVVDPLSRSNTGDNTGPGMPCLIADQVAGDALRITAFPKGAGSENMSFLGMLNPADDPFDYILENLAERVSNACPPVFVGVGIGGTFDQAAALAKRAIMGVPGESEEELLLLRRINNLGIGPMGLGGDTTALGVKIERAFCHTASLPVAVNLQCWANRRATARVTEDGWSIE
- a CDS encoding DUF166 domain-containing protein, giving the protein MRVGVITRGKYGERLIDTIMKHTDFDVVHAAVPELLPGFIEDPDEFLRSIDLNEDVFSADLIVMYTLHPDLTPAIAKMAGERGVKALLIPGGIGRAGSIEELRSISERYNIYIEVDEICCTLEKVGVDAVDEFAERLGRPELRVELNSGRISRVDVVRGSPCGSTWHVASELIGKSTAEAPSLAGLACQQYPCRAVRGTPGGIHTSGDLHKNAMERALGLQSELDLPKQSRPIRIRGGVVETS